One part of the Clarias gariepinus isolate MV-2021 ecotype Netherlands chromosome 24, CGAR_prim_01v2, whole genome shotgun sequence genome encodes these proteins:
- the LOC128512511 gene encoding uncharacterized protein LOC128512511 isoform X1, producing the protein MVQLLNTICFSLWILWCCLLFVQGAEWCQNRCINRSNISTELQSDVLLPCNFSPTLLGSDKSADIAVVWSQINTTTHNLVEISLQGIVSSWDYKGGRIKYFFKPSESGNFSILIQKVQLYDVSLYQCELFNGTGCIIAYQEIQLGLATFFHRTEIIAGASAGAVFLCLFIACVFIGTKRKCRLHPESTHDCPYDNPIYASYTVQLSHYGNGKYLLSDYYTTFLNICFTLSILNKLCFP; encoded by the exons ATGGTGCAGCTTCTTAACACAATATGTTTCAGTCTGTGGATTCTCTGGTGTTGCTTGCTGTTTGTTCAAG GAGCTGAATGGTGTCAAAACCGCTGCATTAATAGAAGCAACATCTCTACTGAGCTCCAGTCTGATGTCCTGCTGCCGTGTAACTTTAGTCCAACTCTCCTAGGATCAGATAAGTCTGCGGATATAGCAGTAGTCTGGAGTcagataaacacaacaacacacaatcTAGTGGAGATCTCTCTACAGGGAATTGTGAGTTCCTGGGATTACAAAGGTGGACGTATCAAGTATTTCTTTAAGCCCTCTGAATCAGGAAACTTCTCCATCCTCATTCAGAAAGTGCAGCTGTATGATGTGAGTCTCTACCAATGTGAGCTGTTTAATGGGACCGGCTGCATCATCGCTTATCAGGAGATACAGCTTG GTCTTGCTACTTTTTTCCATCGAACAGAAATCATCGCAGGAGCATCAGCAGGAGCAGTTTTTCTGTGTTTATTCATAGCATGTGTCTTTATTGGAACAAAGC GAAAGTGTCGGCTACACCCAGAGAGCACTCACG ATTGTCCATATGATAACCCAATCTATGCCAGTTACACAGTACAGCTCAGCCATTACGGGAACGGTAAATACCTACTCTCAGATTACTAtactacttttttaaatatctgtttCACTTTATCAATCCTTAATAAACTCTGTTTCCCCTAA
- the LOC128512511 gene encoding uncharacterized protein LOC128512511 isoform X3 translates to MVQLLNTICFSLWILWCCLLFVQGAEWCQNRCINRSNISTELQSDVLLPCNFSPTLLGSDKSADIAVVWSQINTTTHNLVEISLQGIKVQLYDVSLYQCELFNGTGCIIAYQEIQLGLATFFHRTEIIAGASAGAVFLCLFIACVFIGTKRKCRLHPESTHDCPYDNPIYASYTVQLSHYGNGKYLLSDYYTTFLNICFTLSILNKLCFP, encoded by the exons ATGGTGCAGCTTCTTAACACAATATGTTTCAGTCTGTGGATTCTCTGGTGTTGCTTGCTGTTTGTTCAAG GAGCTGAATGGTGTCAAAACCGCTGCATTAATAGAAGCAACATCTCTACTGAGCTCCAGTCTGATGTCCTGCTGCCGTGTAACTTTAGTCCAACTCTCCTAGGATCAGATAAGTCTGCGGATATAGCAGTAGTCTGGAGTcagataaacacaacaacacacaatcTAGTGGAGATCTCTCTACAGGGAATT AAAGTGCAGCTGTATGATGTGAGTCTCTACCAATGTGAGCTGTTTAATGGGACCGGCTGCATCATCGCTTATCAGGAGATACAGCTTG GTCTTGCTACTTTTTTCCATCGAACAGAAATCATCGCAGGAGCATCAGCAGGAGCAGTTTTTCTGTGTTTATTCATAGCATGTGTCTTTATTGGAACAAAGC GAAAGTGTCGGCTACACCCAGAGAGCACTCACG ATTGTCCATATGATAACCCAATCTATGCCAGTTACACAGTACAGCTCAGCCATTACGGGAACGGTAAATACCTACTCTCAGATTACTAtactacttttttaaatatctgtttCACTTTATCAATCCTTAATAAACTCTGTTTCCCCTAA
- the LOC128512511 gene encoding uncharacterized protein LOC128512511 isoform X2, with translation MVQLLNTICFSLWILWCCLLFVQGAEWCQNRCINRSNISTELQSDVLLPCNFSPTLLGSDKSADIAVVWSQINTTTHNLVEISLQGIVSSWDYKGGRIKYFFKPSESGNFSILIQKVQLYDVSLYQCELFNGTGCIIAYQEIQLGLATFFHRTEIIAGASAGAVFLCLFIACVFIGTKRKCRLHPESTHDCPYDNPIYASYTVQLSHYGNEALVSDNPIYEAAWYRRGSM, from the exons ATGGTGCAGCTTCTTAACACAATATGTTTCAGTCTGTGGATTCTCTGGTGTTGCTTGCTGTTTGTTCAAG GAGCTGAATGGTGTCAAAACCGCTGCATTAATAGAAGCAACATCTCTACTGAGCTCCAGTCTGATGTCCTGCTGCCGTGTAACTTTAGTCCAACTCTCCTAGGATCAGATAAGTCTGCGGATATAGCAGTAGTCTGGAGTcagataaacacaacaacacacaatcTAGTGGAGATCTCTCTACAGGGAATTGTGAGTTCCTGGGATTACAAAGGTGGACGTATCAAGTATTTCTTTAAGCCCTCTGAATCAGGAAACTTCTCCATCCTCATTCAGAAAGTGCAGCTGTATGATGTGAGTCTCTACCAATGTGAGCTGTTTAATGGGACCGGCTGCATCATCGCTTATCAGGAGATACAGCTTG GTCTTGCTACTTTTTTCCATCGAACAGAAATCATCGCAGGAGCATCAGCAGGAGCAGTTTTTCTGTGTTTATTCATAGCATGTGTCTTTATTGGAACAAAGC GAAAGTGTCGGCTACACCCAGAGAGCACTCACG ATTGTCCATATGATAACCCAATCTATGCCAGTTACACAGTACAGCTCAGCCATTACGGGAACG AAGCTCTTGTGAGTGATAACCCCATCTATGAGGCTGCTTGGTACAGAAGAGGCAGCATGTGA